One region of Plectropomus leopardus isolate mb unplaced genomic scaffold, YSFRI_Pleo_2.0 unplaced_scaffold25856, whole genome shotgun sequence genomic DNA includes:
- the LOC121966774 gene encoding L-amino-acid oxidase-like, whose translation SQEYLKEEGGLSPEAVRMIGDLLNEDSLMHLALTETIYIQSDVNDTATYSEVTGGSDLLTNAFLAVLDGPIYLNSKVKRISQSDHGVVVSYQNGEKSSLTDISADFALVTTTAKAALFIDFEPPLSIRKMEALRSVHYESSTKILLTFSRKFWEDDGIRGGKSITDGPSRFIYYPSHSFPNNPNIGVLLASYTWSDDSLLFLGASDEELKEL comes from the exons TCACAGGAGTATCTGAAAGAAGAAGGCGGCCTGAGTCCAGAGGCGGTGAGGATGATCGGAGACTTGTTAAATGAAGACAGCCTGATGCACCTGGCGCTGACCGAGACCATCTACATCCAGAGCGACGTCAACGACACCGCCAC GTACTCGGAAGTGACCGGCGGGTCGGATCTCCTCACCAACGCGTTCCTCGCTGTCCTTGACGGCCCCATCTACCTCAACTCTAAGGTCAAACgcatcagccaatcagatcaCGGTGTAGTTGTATCATATCAGAATGGCGAAAAATCCTCTTTGACCGACATTTCTGCTGACTTTGCTCTGGTAACGACCACGGCCAAAGCGGCTCTCTTCATCGACTTTGAGCCGCCACTCTCCATCAGAAAGATGGAGGCACTGAGGTCAGTCCACTACGAAAGCTCCACCAAAATCCTCCTCACCTTCAGCAGGAAGTTTTGGGAAGACGACGGCATCCGAGGAGGAAAGAGCATCACTGACGGGCCGTCTCGTTTCATCTACTACCCCAGCCACAGTTTCCCAAACAATCCAAACATCGGCGTCCTGCTGGCTTCCTACACCTGGTCCGATGACTCCCTC